One Loxodonta africana isolate mLoxAfr1 chromosome 15, mLoxAfr1.hap2, whole genome shotgun sequence genomic window carries:
- the GPR45 gene encoding probable G-protein coupled receptor 45, protein MNCKSQLVLPKKDISPNHSSALEVHRHQGRRCNQQTENGSHRSVKVGPSRHFCLCPKFFSIMACNSTSTETYEYFLLNASKVSDSGVTTLSAPFRISLAIMMMLMVVVGFLGNTVVCIIVYQRPAMRSAINLLLATLAFSDIMLSLCCMPFAAVTLITVKWHFGDSFCRLSATLYWFFVLEGVAILLIISVDRFLIIVQRQDKLNPRRAKVIIAISWALSFCISVPSLTGWTLVEVPTRAPQCVFGYTEFPADRAYVVTLVVAVFFVPFNIMLCSYMCIFNTVRKTAVRVHNQSDSLDLRQLTRAGLRRLQRQHQVSVDLSFKTKAFTTILILFVGFSLCWLPHSVYSLLSVFSRRFYCSSSFYATSTCVLWLSYLKSVFNPIVYCWRIKKFREACIELLPHTFQILPRVPERIRRRIQPSTVYVCAENQSAV, encoded by the coding sequence ATGAATTGTAAATCCCAGCTAGTGCTGCCAAAGAAAGACATTTCTCCCAACCATTCCAGTGCCTTAGAGGTCCACAGACATCAGGGAAGAAGATGCAACCAGCAGACAGAAAATGGCAGCCACCGAAGCGTTAAGGTGGGCCCTTCTAGACATTTTTGTCTCTGCCCCAAGTTCTTCTCCATAATGGCCTGTAACAGCACTTCCACTGAGACTTATGAATACTTTCTGCTGAATGCGAGCAAGGTGTCTGACTCCGGGGTGACCACACTATCTGCCCCCTTCAGGATCTCCTTGGCAATAATGATGATGCTGATGGTTGTGGTGGGGTTTCTTGGCAACACTGTCGTCTGCATCATCGTGTACCAGAGGCCCGCCATGCGCTCGGCCATCAACCTGCTGCTGGCCACCTTGGCCTTCTCCGACATCATGCTGTCTTTATGCTGCATGCCCTTCGCTGCTGTCACCCTGATCACCGTCAAGTGGCACTTTGGGGATTCCTTCTGCCGGCTGTCCGCCACACTCTACTGGTTTTTCGTCCTGGAGGGCGTGGCCATCCTACTCATCATCAGCGTGGACCGCTTTCTCATCATTGTCCAGCGCCAGGACAAGCTGAATCCAAGGAGGGCCAAGGTGATCATTGCCATCTCCTGGGCGCTGTCTTTCTGCATCTCCGTCCCCTCCCTCACAGGCTGGACGTTGGTGGAAGTGCCCACGCGGGCCCCGCAGTGCGTGTTCGGCTACACCGAGTTCCCGGCTGACCGCGCCTACGTGGTGACGCTGGTGGTGGCTGTGTTCTTTGTGCCCTTCAACATCATGCTGTGCTCCTATATGTGCATCTTCAACACGGTGCGGAAGACCGCCGTCCGCGTGCACAACCAGTCCGACAGCCTGGACCTGAGGCAGCTCACCAGGGCCGGCCTGCGAAGGCTGCAGAGGCAGCACCAGGTCAGTGTGGACCTGAGCTTCAAGACCAAGGCCTTCACCACCATCCTCATCCTCTTCGTGGGCTTCTCGCTCTGCTGGCTGCCCCACTCCGTCTACAGCCTCCTGTCTGTCTTCAGCCGGCGGTTTTACTGCAGCTCCTCGTTCTACGCCACCAGCACCTGTGTTCTGTGGCTCAGTTACCTCAAGTCTGTCTTCAACCCCATCGTCTACTGCTGGAGAATCAAGAAATTCCGCGAGGCCTGCATCGAGTTGCTACCGCACACCTTCCAAATCCTCCCCAGAGTGCCCGAGCGGATCCGACGGAGAATCCAGCCCAGCACAGTCTACGTCTGCGCCGAGAACCAATCTGCCGTTTAG